A single region of the Leisingera thetidis genome encodes:
- a CDS encoding beta-ketoacyl-ACP synthase III, translating into MTRRAVVVGTGHYLPERVVENAEFEATLDTTDEWIRSRSGIERRHFAAEGETTSDMAAKAAERALAAAGLTADDVDAIIVATSTADLTFPSAATMVQSKLGMTRGFAFDVQAVCAGFVYALSNANALIASGQAERVLVIGAETFSRIMDWTDRSTCVLFGDGAGALLLEGQELAGTNKDRGILSTDLNSDGRYKDLLYVDGGVSTQSTGHLRMQGNQVFRHAVEKLASTANTALDRAGLTAGDVDWIVPHQANIRIIQGTARKMGLSMDNVVVTVQDHGNTSAASIPLALSVGKERGQIKEGDLIVTEAIGGGLAWGAVVLRW; encoded by the coding sequence ATGACGCGACGTGCGGTAGTTGTTGGCACTGGCCACTATCTCCCCGAACGGGTGGTTGAGAACGCGGAATTCGAAGCCACGCTGGATACCACGGATGAGTGGATCCGCAGCCGGTCTGGCATCGAACGCCGCCATTTCGCCGCCGAGGGGGAGACCACCTCGGATATGGCCGCCAAGGCTGCTGAACGCGCTTTGGCCGCTGCCGGCCTGACGGCCGATGATGTGGACGCCATCATCGTGGCGACCTCCACCGCCGACCTCACCTTCCCCTCCGCCGCCACCATGGTGCAGTCCAAGCTGGGCATGACGCGCGGCTTTGCCTTTGACGTGCAGGCGGTCTGCGCGGGCTTTGTCTATGCGCTCAGCAATGCCAATGCGCTGATCGCCTCGGGCCAGGCCGAGCGGGTGCTGGTGATCGGTGCCGAAACCTTCAGCCGGATCATGGACTGGACCGACCGCAGCACCTGCGTGCTGTTCGGCGACGGCGCCGGCGCGCTGCTGCTGGAGGGCCAGGAGCTGGCGGGCACCAACAAGGACCGCGGGATTCTCTCGACCGACCTCAATTCGGACGGCCGCTACAAGGACCTTCTGTATGTGGATGGCGGTGTGTCCACCCAATCCACCGGCCATCTGCGGATGCAGGGCAACCAGGTGTTCCGCCACGCGGTCGAGAAACTCGCCTCCACCGCCAACACCGCGCTGGATCGGGCCGGCCTCACCGCCGGCGACGTGGACTGGATCGTGCCGCATCAGGCCAATATCCGCATCATCCAGGGCACCGCCCGGAAAATGGGCCTCAGCATGGACAACGTGGTGGTAACCGTGCAGGATCACGGCAACACCTCCGCCGCCTCCATTCCGCTTGCCCTGTCCGTCGGCAAAGAGCGCGGCCAGATCAAGGAAGGCGACCTGATTGTGACCGAAGCCATCGGCGGCGGTCTCGCTTGGGGGGCTGTTGTGCTGCGCTGGTAA
- the plsX gene encoding phosphate acyltransferase PlsX, translated as MTGKPAQNQAEAGRITISVDAMGGDAGPAVVVAGIAMSAQKNPDIGFILHGPAEQLKPLVAKRRALRGRVEIRDVRDVVTMEDKPSQVMRNGKGTSMWSALDAVKNGEAAGAVSCGNTGALMALSMLRLRKLPGVNRPAIAILWPSLNPQGFNVMLDVGADVKADAEDLLQYALMGTSYVRNSMDIARPRVGLLNVGTEEHKGRAELKEAYGLIAEHAAQASYEFVGFVEGSDIPGNAVDVIVTDGFTGNVAIKTGEGTARVMRTALREAFQYSFLSKIAALLAVTSLKRLSKRMDPRRVNGGVFLGLNGTVVKSHGGADATGVSAAVKLAYRLAQHGFAEKLAARVASAGALTQDEPAPRALRAATDKD; from the coding sequence ATGACGGGTAAACCCGCGCAAAATCAGGCAGAAGCCGGCCGCATCACCATTTCTGTTGACGCCATGGGCGGAGACGCCGGCCCCGCTGTTGTGGTGGCCGGCATTGCCATGTCGGCGCAGAAGAACCCGGATATCGGGTTCATCCTGCACGGTCCTGCCGAGCAGCTGAAACCTCTGGTTGCCAAAAGGCGCGCCCTCAGGGGCCGCGTCGAGATCCGCGACGTCCGCGACGTGGTGACGATGGAGGACAAGCCCTCCCAGGTGATGCGCAACGGCAAGGGCACCTCGATGTGGTCGGCGCTGGATGCGGTCAAAAACGGCGAGGCGGCGGGCGCCGTCTCCTGCGGCAACACCGGCGCGCTGATGGCGCTCAGCATGCTGCGGCTGCGCAAGCTGCCCGGCGTCAACCGGCCCGCCATCGCCATCCTGTGGCCGTCGCTCAATCCGCAGGGCTTCAACGTGATGCTGGATGTCGGCGCCGACGTGAAGGCGGATGCCGAGGACCTGCTGCAATATGCGCTGATGGGCACCTCCTACGTGCGCAACTCGATGGATATCGCCCGCCCGCGGGTGGGGCTGCTGAACGTCGGCACCGAAGAGCACAAGGGCCGCGCCGAGCTGAAGGAGGCCTACGGGCTGATTGCGGAACACGCGGCACAGGCAAGCTATGAGTTCGTCGGCTTTGTCGAAGGCAGCGACATTCCCGGCAATGCCGTAGATGTGATCGTGACCGACGGCTTCACCGGCAATGTGGCGATCAAGACCGGCGAAGGCACCGCCCGGGTGATGCGCACCGCGCTGCGCGAGGCGTTCCAGTATTCGTTCCTGTCGAAAATTGCAGCACTGCTGGCGGTTACCTCGTTGAAACGGCTGTCAAAACGCATGGACCCGCGGCGCGTCAACGGCGGCGTGTTCCTCGGCCTCAACGGCACCGTGGTGAAATCCCACGGCGGCGCCGATGCCACCGGGGTCTCTGCCGCGGTCAAGCTGGCCTACCGGCTGGCTCAGCACGGATTCGCCGAAAAGCTGGCGGCGCGGGTTGCATCTGCCGGCGCGCTTACCCAAGATGAACCTGCCCCCCGCGCCCTGCGGGCGGCCACTGATAAAGATTAA
- the ihfA gene encoding integration host factor subunit alpha, which produces MGEKTLTRMDLSEAVFREVGLSRNESAQLVESMLQHMSDALVRGEQVKISSFGTFSVRDKSARVGRNPKTGEEVPIQPRRVLTFRPSHLMKDRVADGNRK; this is translated from the coding sequence ATGGGCGAAAAAACACTGACACGAATGGATTTGAGTGAAGCAGTTTTCCGCGAAGTCGGGCTGTCGCGCAACGAAAGCGCCCAGCTGGTGGAAAGCATGCTGCAGCATATGTCGGACGCCCTGGTGCGCGGTGAACAGGTGAAGATCTCCTCGTTCGGGACATTCAGCGTGAGGGACAAGTCAGCCCGGGTCGGGCGCAACCCGAAGACCGGCGAAGAAGTGCCGATTCAGCCGCGCCGCGTGCTGACCTTCCGGCCCTCCCACCTGATGAAAGACCGCGTGGCAGACGGCAACCGTAAATAA
- a CDS encoding GNAT family N-acetyltransferase, protein MAEPGMLLRKGRYRARLAAAAADVAAAQDLRALCFQTAAADCDVFDAACAHMLVEDLASGALVCCCRLLLLEGGAELERSYSAQFYGLPGLQGFQGRMAEMGRFCIHPDWTDPDILRIAWGAMAVFVDGHGVRMLFGCSSFAGTSPDRYLDAFALLKHRHLAPVCWRPRVKAPEVFRFAARLRRKPDAKKAMRHMPPLLRTYLMMGGWVSDHAVVDAGMNTLHVFTGLETGAIPDARKRLLRAVAGGE, encoded by the coding sequence ATGGCGGAGCCGGGCATGCTTCTGCGCAAGGGGCGCTACCGCGCCCGCCTGGCGGCGGCGGCGGCGGATGTGGCCGCGGCGCAGGACCTGCGCGCATTGTGTTTTCAGACTGCTGCCGCGGATTGCGATGTCTTTGATGCGGCTTGCGCGCATATGCTGGTGGAGGATCTGGCCAGCGGCGCGCTGGTCTGCTGCTGCCGGCTGCTGCTGCTGGAGGGCGGCGCCGAGCTGGAGCGCAGCTATTCGGCGCAGTTCTACGGTCTGCCGGGGCTGCAGGGGTTCCAGGGGCGGATGGCGGAGATGGGCCGGTTCTGCATCCACCCGGATTGGACCGACCCGGACATCCTGCGCATCGCCTGGGGCGCGATGGCCGTCTTTGTCGACGGGCACGGGGTGCGGATGCTGTTCGGCTGCTCCTCCTTTGCGGGCACGTCGCCGGACCGTTACCTGGACGCCTTTGCCCTGCTCAAGCACCGGCACCTGGCGCCGGTGTGCTGGCGGCCGCGGGTGAAGGCGCCCGAGGTGTTCCGCTTTGCCGCCCGGCTGCGGCGCAAGCCGGATGCGAAGAAGGCGATGCGGCACATGCCGCCGCTGCTGCGCACCTATCTGATGATGGGCGGCTGGGTCAGCGACCATGCGGTGGTTGATGCCGGTATGAACACGCTGCATGTGTTCACCGGGCTGGAAACCGGCGCCATCCCGGACGCCCGCAAACGGCTGCTGCGGGCGGTGGCCGGCGGGGAATGA
- the rpmF gene encoding 50S ribosomal protein L32 yields MAVQQNKVSKSRRNNRRAHDALVAANPNECGNCGELKRPHHVCPSCGHYDDKEIVAAADEIEIDEDAA; encoded by the coding sequence ATGGCCGTCCAACAGAACAAAGTATCCAAATCGCGCCGCAACAACCGCCGCGCGCACGATGCACTGGTTGCTGCAAACCCGAACGAATGCGGCAACTGCGGCGAGCTGAAGCGCCCGCACCACGTGTGCCCGTCCTGCGGCCATTACGACGACAAGGAAATCGTCGCGGCAGCTGACGAAATCGAGATCGACGAGGACGCGGCATAA
- a CDS encoding MFS transporter has product MRTPILILMSAIGVIGANSLLLAPVVTAVSETLNAAAAEVMRAASAYGLGVAAAALLLAPLGDRIGAGRLLRAALLLLAAGLAASAAAPDVWMLMAAQAVCGLAAGAALPSIYTLAMVIAPKGREARVLGYVLAGWTVSMVLGVSVSAWATDLAGWRAVYAALAGVAVLLWGGSAPLRGAGSPSGRATSPLTALRVPGIFRGLLATALMMLGFYSSYFFTGAHITQALGLSTTRAGLLPLFYGVGFGLAVLLDPLLDRLGQARAAPPVFLCVTASYLLMMGWADSYALLLGLAVLWGITQHLALNLVVARVTQLDPHQRGAIMGLFSTVTYLCVFAAPFAGAAAYAGWGLAGCMAVSALLSASAALEALGLKPEAPSSGGAPA; this is encoded by the coding sequence ATGCGAACCCCCATCCTTATCCTGATGAGCGCCATCGGCGTGATTGGCGCCAACTCCCTGCTGCTGGCGCCGGTGGTGACGGCCGTCAGCGAGACCCTGAATGCCGCCGCGGCGGAGGTGATGCGGGCCGCCAGCGCCTATGGGCTGGGGGTGGCGGCGGCGGCACTGCTGCTGGCGCCGCTTGGCGACCGCATCGGTGCCGGACGGCTGCTGCGGGCCGCCCTCCTGCTGCTGGCCGCCGGTCTGGCCGCCAGCGCCGCGGCGCCGGATGTTTGGATGCTGATGGCGGCGCAGGCGGTATGCGGGCTGGCGGCGGGGGCGGCGCTGCCGTCGATCTACACGCTGGCGATGGTGATTGCCCCCAAGGGCCGCGAGGCGCGGGTGCTGGGCTATGTGCTGGCGGGCTGGACGGTGTCGATGGTGCTGGGCGTCAGCGTCAGCGCCTGGGCCACCGATCTGGCGGGCTGGCGCGCGGTCTATGCGGCGCTTGCCGGCGTTGCCGTGCTGCTGTGGGGCGGCTCGGCGCCTTTGCGCGGCGCGGGCAGCCCCAGCGGCCGGGCGACCTCGCCGCTGACCGCGCTGCGGGTGCCGGGGATCTTCCGCGGTCTATTGGCCACCGCGCTGATGATGCTGGGGTTCTACAGCAGCTATTTCTTCACCGGCGCCCACATCACCCAGGCGCTGGGGCTGAGCACCACCCGGGCCGGGCTGCTGCCGCTGTTCTATGGCGTCGGCTTCGGCTTGGCGGTGCTGCTGGATCCGCTGCTGGACCGGCTGGGCCAGGCCCGCGCGGCGCCGCCGGTGTTCCTCTGCGTCACTGCCAGCTATTTGCTGATGATGGGCTGGGCGGACAGCTATGCGCTGCTGCTGGGTCTGGCCGTGCTGTGGGGGATCACCCAGCATCTGGCGCTGAACCTGGTGGTGGCGCGGGTGACGCAGCTGGACCCGCACCAGCGCGGCGCCATCATGGGGCTGTTCAGCACCGTGACGTACCTGTGCGTGTTTGCAGCACCGTTTGCGGGCGCCGCCGCCTATGCCGGCTGGGGGCTGGCGGGGTGCATGGCCGTGTCGGCGCTGCTGTCGGCCAGTGCCGCGCTGGAGGCACTGGGACTGAAACCTGAGGCGCCTAGCTCCGGCGGCGCCCCGGCTTGA
- a CDS encoding Lrp/AsnC family transcriptional regulator, whose protein sequence is MAEEKTDGVRKSAGAERVPDALDRKILGALSADATLSYAAIGQVAGLSAPAVHERVKRLRASGAIEATVARLDGAAVGKPLLAFIHVDTEGWGVTTDLLALQEMPELEEVHSSAGDTNLILKVRVASPRALEGLLARIYEVGCVRATRTYTVLSTHLDRPVQAGTTEALAAGGPVK, encoded by the coding sequence ATGGCGGAGGAAAAAACAGATGGGGTTCGGAAAAGCGCCGGGGCGGAGCGGGTGCCGGACGCTTTGGACCGAAAGATATTAGGCGCGCTGAGCGCCGACGCGACGCTGTCCTATGCGGCGATCGGGCAGGTGGCCGGCCTGTCGGCGCCGGCGGTGCATGAGCGGGTCAAGCGGCTGCGCGCCTCCGGCGCCATCGAGGCGACGGTGGCGCGGCTGGACGGCGCCGCGGTCGGCAAGCCGCTGCTGGCCTTCATCCATGTGGATACCGAAGGCTGGGGGGTGACCACGGATCTGCTGGCGCTGCAGGAAATGCCGGAGCTGGAGGAGGTGCACAGCTCGGCCGGGGACACCAACCTGATTCTGAAGGTGCGGGTGGCGTCGCCGCGGGCGCTGGAGGGGCTCTTGGCGCGGATCTATGAGGTCGGCTGCGTGCGCGCCACCCGCACCTATACGGTGCTGTCGACGCATCTGGACCGGCCGGTGCAGGCGGGCACGACAGAGGCGCTGGCCGCGGGCGGGCCGGTGAAGTAA
- a CDS encoding YceD family protein — translation MSESTALRVADLPQNTPTAFEIVPGKEELAALAAELGVTALRKLRFSGAITARGKRDWQLKADLGATVVQDCVVTLEPVTTRIDEKVALTYLARFETPDEAEAEMPEDDSIEALGSHIDPGAVMAEALALHIPAYPRKDGAELGEAVYTRPGAAPMRDEDARPFAGLAALRGQLKDED, via the coding sequence ATGTCTGAGAGCACCGCTTTGCGGGTGGCGGATCTGCCGCAGAACACCCCGACCGCCTTTGAAATCGTTCCGGGCAAGGAGGAACTGGCCGCGCTGGCGGCAGAGCTGGGGGTGACCGCCCTGCGCAAACTGCGCTTTTCCGGCGCCATCACCGCGCGCGGCAAGCGCGACTGGCAGCTGAAGGCGGACCTGGGCGCCACCGTGGTGCAGGACTGCGTGGTGACGCTGGAGCCGGTGACCACCCGGATCGACGAGAAAGTGGCGCTCACCTACCTGGCCCGCTTTGAAACCCCTGACGAGGCGGAGGCGGAAATGCCCGAGGATGACAGCATCGAAGCGCTTGGCAGCCATATCGATCCGGGCGCGGTGATGGCCGAGGCGCTGGCGCTGCATATCCCCGCCTACCCGCGCAAGGACGGCGCCGAACTGGGCGAAGCGGTCTATACCAGACCCGGCGCGGCGCCGATGCGCGACGAGGACGCCAGACCGTTTGCCGGGCTTGCCGCCCTGCGCGGTCAGCTGAAGGATGAGGACTGA
- the scpB gene encoding SMC-Scp complex subunit ScpB — MEDQIMDGHGAPIRDGNDTLFDAPPMAEQERMVEAVLFASAEPVTLRDLEGRMPHGCNPREAVEHLRKRYEGRGVRVVRLGDAWAIRTAPDLGFLMQKETTELRKLSRAAIETLAIVAYHQPVTRTEIEEIRGVSVSRGTIDQLMEMDWIRLGRRRMTPGRPVTFVVTPVFLDHFGLESARDLPGLKELRAAGLLENRPPPGALSMGQDGSEDGEEPEEQAELFEE; from the coding sequence ATGGAAGACCAGATCATGGACGGCCACGGCGCTCCGATCCGCGACGGCAACGACACGCTGTTCGATGCGCCGCCGATGGCAGAGCAGGAGCGGATGGTGGAGGCGGTGCTGTTTGCCAGCGCCGAGCCTGTGACCCTGCGCGATCTGGAAGGCCGCATGCCGCATGGCTGCAACCCGCGCGAGGCGGTGGAGCATCTGCGCAAGCGCTACGAGGGGCGCGGCGTGCGGGTGGTGCGCTTGGGCGATGCCTGGGCGATCCGCACCGCCCCCGATCTGGGCTTCCTGATGCAGAAGGAAACCACCGAGCTGCGCAAGCTGAGCCGCGCCGCGATCGAGACGCTGGCGATTGTTGCCTATCACCAGCCGGTGACCCGCACCGAGATCGAGGAGATCCGCGGCGTGTCGGTGTCGCGCGGCACCATCGACCAGCTGATGGAGATGGACTGGATCCGCCTCGGCCGCCGCCGGATGACGCCGGGCCGCCCGGTGACTTTTGTGGTGACGCCGGTTTTCCTCGACCACTTCGGGCTTGAGAGCGCCCGCGACCTGCCGGGCCTGAAGGAGCTGCGCGCCGCCGGGCTGCTGGAGAACCGGCCGCCGCCGGGGGCCCTGTCGATGGGCCAGGACGGCAGCGAGGACGGCGAGGAGCCGGAAGAGCAGGCGGAACTGTTCGAGGAATAG
- a CDS encoding 2'-deoxycytidine 5'-triphosphate deaminase, which translates to MTGVLPSQTIEKMLDRGEIAVSVPLVEGQVQPASLDLRLGTVAYRVRASFLAGQGRSVSDRLSEFEMHRISLDGGAVLEKGCVYVVPLMEGLALPRDVSAVANAKSSTGRLDLLTRTITDGGEEFDRIKPGYTGPLYAEICPRSFSVLVRPGMRLNQIRFRTGQAVLSDAELKMLHAGSPLVDGEAVIEDGLGFSVDLKLPGTDLVGYRAKPHTGVIDLDRIGEYDPQEYWEEVRTGDGRIILDPGAFYILVSREAVHIPPAFAAEMAPYLAMVGEFRVHYAGFFDPGFGHDAAGGTGSRGVLEVRCHEAPFVLEHGQIVGRLVYEKMAEVPEQLYGAGIASNYQGQGLKLSKHFKTPA; encoded by the coding sequence ATGACAGGCGTTTTGCCCAGCCAAACCATTGAAAAAATGCTGGATCGCGGCGAAATCGCGGTCAGCGTGCCGCTGGTGGAGGGCCAGGTGCAGCCTGCCAGCCTCGATTTGCGGCTGGGCACTGTGGCCTACCGGGTGCGCGCCTCGTTTCTGGCCGGCCAGGGCCGCAGCGTCTCCGACCGGCTCAGCGAGTTCGAGATGCACCGGATCAGCCTCGACGGCGGCGCGGTGCTGGAAAAGGGCTGCGTCTACGTGGTGCCGCTGATGGAAGGCCTGGCGCTGCCCAGGGATGTCTCGGCGGTGGCCAATGCCAAAAGCTCGACCGGGCGGCTGGACCTTCTGACCCGCACCATCACCGACGGCGGCGAGGAATTCGACCGCATCAAGCCGGGCTACACCGGCCCGCTTTATGCCGAGATCTGCCCGCGGTCGTTCTCGGTGCTGGTGCGGCCGGGAATGCGGCTCAACCAGATCCGCTTCCGCACCGGCCAGGCGGTGCTGTCGGATGCCGAACTGAAGATGCTGCACGCAGGCTCCCCGCTGGTTGATGGCGAGGCGGTGATCGAGGACGGGCTGGGCTTTTCCGTCGACCTCAAGCTGCCGGGCACCGATCTGGTCGGCTACCGGGCCAAGCCGCACACCGGGGTGATCGACCTGGACCGGATCGGCGAATACGACCCGCAGGAATACTGGGAGGAGGTGCGCACCGGCGACGGCCGCATCATCCTGGACCCCGGCGCGTTCTATATTCTGGTCAGCCGCGAGGCGGTGCACATCCCGCCCGCCTTTGCCGCCGAGATGGCGCCCTATCTGGCGATGGTGGGCGAGTTCCGGGTGCATTACGCCGGCTTCTTCGACCCCGGTTTCGGCCATGACGCGGCCGGCGGCACCGGCTCGCGCGGGGTGCTGGAGGTGCGCTGCCACGAGGCGCCCTTTGTGCTGGAGCACGGCCAGATCGTGGGGCGGCTGGTCTATGAGAAGATGGCCGAGGTGCCCGAGCAACTCTATGGCGCCGGGATTGCCTCCAATTACCAGGGCCAGGGGCTGAAGCTGTCAAAGCATTTCAAGACGCCCGCCTGA
- a CDS encoding outer membrane protein assembly factor BamE: MFAKAFHYKSVLRGAVFAAAGLALAACSSVYRKHGYVPTPGQLAEVVPGIDTRDSVAETIGIPSSTGVLNESGYYYVATRFRHYGAAAPRPVARDLVAISFDAAGVVQGIERYSLEDGKVVPLERRVTSSSVQDNTFLRQLLGSLGNFGPDQFLQDQ, encoded by the coding sequence ATGTTTGCAAAGGCGTTTCACTACAAGTCCGTTCTGCGCGGCGCGGTATTCGCAGCCGCCGGGCTGGCGCTGGCGGCCTGTTCGTCGGTCTACCGCAAGCATGGCTACGTGCCGACACCCGGCCAGCTGGCCGAGGTGGTGCCGGGCATCGACACCCGGGATTCCGTCGCTGAAACCATCGGCATTCCATCCTCGACCGGGGTGCTGAACGAGAGCGGCTATTATTACGTCGCAACCCGGTTCCGCCATTACGGCGCGGCTGCGCCCAGGCCGGTGGCGCGCGATCTGGTGGCGATCAGCTTTGACGCGGCCGGGGTGGTGCAGGGGATCGAGCGCTACAGCCTGGAAGACGGCAAGGTGGTGCCGCTGGAACGCCGGGTGACCAGCTCCAGCGTGCAGGACAACACGTTCCTGCGCCAGCTGCTGGGCAGCCTGGGCAATTTTGGCCCCGACCAGTTCCTGCAGGACCAGTAA
- a CDS encoding MerR family transcriptional regulator, giving the protein MSKSPDAFRTISEVAEWLGVQAHVLRFWESKFTQVKPVKRAGGRRYYRPADMQLLGGIKKLLHDDGLPIKEVQALLREHGAAHVAGFSHPLDAAAEERPADVPPADKLGDDWQSSLDLTPEPDAQDAAFPAADGGNVVGFPQPPAAQGSRPGSPAEGAAPQMRMDLDAPAAQEPAAEDTSEPAADAAAGAEPASPWQDSLRDDAPEDGAPPPEPPPAAARDTAPEPAEAPAQEPLPADGLLPPGPPPAAAEAEPSPDAAPVEDDGAEPAAEAPPAFAPESEPAAVQDTRPAAAEAAAEPADRADRPDAGPGQDLAPAPAAAADPAPAAEQPAPEPADTEAGLEAGPEPADEPLLEAELAPLGEHGPEPLADTGTESGPFADLEPLAETAPAAGPALADTPGAAAEPVAFDAPDLAGPDSAPEAEPAAAQDTLVAAAGLQPEEPLDFGSPADPLAGHPPHGQADGAQDALEDALEDPAADPAVSFPPHDLDAAARQVDALEFASGFNGPGGAQPAPEAAEAAPEVPEAAEPEAEEAPAAAPHPGILAHLAAIRSLPPQSVAAIQACAEELRALASNR; this is encoded by the coding sequence ATGTCGAAATCACCGGACGCCTTCCGCACCATCAGCGAAGTTGCGGAATGGCTGGGCGTGCAGGCGCATGTCCTGCGCTTCTGGGAAAGCAAGTTCACCCAGGTGAAGCCGGTGAAGCGCGCCGGCGGGCGGCGCTATTACCGGCCCGCGGACATGCAGCTGCTGGGCGGCATCAAGAAGCTGCTGCATGACGACGGCCTGCCGATCAAGGAGGTGCAGGCGCTACTGCGCGAGCATGGCGCAGCCCATGTCGCCGGTTTCTCGCATCCGCTTGATGCCGCGGCCGAGGAACGCCCCGCCGATGTGCCCCCGGCCGACAAGCTCGGGGATGACTGGCAAAGCTCGCTGGATCTGACCCCAGAACCGGACGCGCAGGACGCGGCTTTCCCGGCGGCTGACGGCGGCAATGTCGTCGGCTTTCCGCAGCCGCCCGCCGCGCAAGGGTCCCGGCCCGGCAGCCCGGCGGAGGGTGCCGCGCCGCAGATGCGGATGGATCTGGATGCGCCGGCGGCGCAGGAGCCCGCCGCCGAGGACACCTCGGAGCCCGCCGCGGATGCCGCAGCCGGCGCAGAGCCGGCCTCGCCCTGGCAGGACAGCCTCCGGGACGACGCTCCGGAAGACGGCGCGCCGCCGCCGGAACCGCCGCCAGCCGCCGCCCGGGATACCGCCCCGGAGCCTGCGGAGGCCCCCGCGCAAGAGCCGCTCCCGGCAGACGGCCTGCTGCCGCCCGGCCCCCCGCCTGCGGCTGCGGAGGCAGAACCGTCTCCGGACGCTGCACCGGTGGAGGATGACGGGGCGGAGCCCGCCGCCGAAGCCCCCCCTGCCTTCGCCCCCGAAAGCGAGCCGGCAGCGGTGCAGGACACCCGGCCCGCCGCCGCGGAGGCTGCCGCAGAACCAGCGGACCGCGCGGACCGGCCGGACGCCGGACCCGGTCAGGATCTGGCGCCGGCGCCCGCTGCCGCCGCAGATCCGGCCCCGGCGGCAGAGCAGCCTGCCCCGGAACCGGCAGACACGGAAGCTGGCCTAGAGGCTGGCCCGGAGCCGGCGGACGAGCCGCTTCTCGAAGCTGAACTGGCGCCTCTTGGGGAACACGGCCCCGAGCCGCTGGCAGACACCGGGACCGAATCCGGGCCTTTTGCAGACCTGGAGCCGCTGGCGGAGACCGCGCCTGCAGCCGGCCCGGCGTTGGCGGACACCCCCGGTGCTGCGGCGGAACCTGTTGCCTTTGATGCGCCGGACCTGGCAGGACCGGACTCCGCACCCGAAGCGGAGCCGGCCGCCGCCCAGGACACGCTGGTGGCCGCGGCCGGCCTGCAGCCCGAAGAGCCGCTGGACTTTGGCAGCCCTGCCGACCCCTTGGCCGGACACCCGCCCCACGGCCAGGCTGACGGCGCGCAGGACGCTCTGGAGGATGCTTTGGAGGACCCGGCGGCCGACCCTGCGGTCTCCTTCCCGCCGCACGACCTGGACGCGGCAGCCCGGCAGGTGGATGCGCTGGAGTTCGCCTCCGGCTTCAATGGCCCCGGCGGCGCGCAGCCCGCGCCGGAAGCCGCCGAAGCCGCGCCGGAAGTCCCCGAGGCGGCGGAACCAGAGGCGGAGGAGGCCCCTGCTGCCGCGCCGCACCCCGGAATCCTGGCCCATCTTGCCGCCATCCGCAGCCTGCCGCCGCAGTCCGTGGCCGCCATTCAAGCCTGCGCCGAAGAGCTGCGGGCACTGGCCTCGAACCGCTAA